In Halobaculum magnesiiphilum, the following proteins share a genomic window:
- a CDS encoding ABC transporter ATP-binding protein: MAAIELEGVTKRYGDVTAVRDLDLTVEEGEVFGFLGPNGAGKSTTINMLLDFVRPTSGTVRVLSRDAQAESVEVRRNTGVLPEGYDVYERLTGRQHIEFAMRSKELDGDVDAVLERVGIADAADRRAGGYSKGMRQRLVLGMALVGEPDILILDEPSSGLDPAGAKEMREIVRDEAERGATVFFSSHVLGQVEAVCDRVGIMREGELVAEDSIEGLREAVGGEEQLVVTVDAASEEDVEAVRALAGVSSAATDGGTVTVSCSSDAKTEVIGALEDAGVTVKDFTTEEASLEDLFLTYAEGDGAGAGNGGDATATNTEVAE, translated from the coding sequence ATGGCCGCCATCGAGTTGGAGGGCGTCACGAAGCGGTACGGCGACGTAACGGCCGTCCGCGACCTCGACCTCACGGTCGAGGAGGGCGAAGTGTTCGGCTTCCTCGGCCCCAACGGGGCGGGCAAGTCGACGACGATCAACATGCTGCTGGACTTCGTGCGCCCCACGAGCGGCACCGTGCGGGTGCTCTCGCGGGACGCACAGGCGGAGTCGGTGGAGGTGCGCCGGAACACCGGCGTCCTGCCCGAGGGGTACGACGTGTACGAGCGCCTCACCGGCCGCCAGCACATCGAGTTCGCGATGCGCTCGAAGGAGCTCGACGGCGACGTGGACGCGGTGTTGGAGCGCGTGGGTATCGCCGACGCCGCCGACCGCCGCGCGGGCGGCTACTCCAAGGGGATGCGCCAGCGGCTCGTCCTCGGGATGGCACTCGTCGGCGAGCCCGACATCCTCATTCTCGACGAGCCGTCCTCCGGGCTGGACCCCGCGGGCGCCAAGGAGATGCGCGAGATCGTGCGCGACGAGGCCGAGCGCGGCGCGACGGTGTTCTTCTCCAGCCACGTGCTCGGGCAGGTCGAGGCGGTGTGTGACCGCGTCGGCATCATGCGCGAGGGCGAACTCGTCGCCGAGGACTCCATCGAGGGCCTCAGGGAGGCCGTCGGCGGCGAGGAACAGCTGGTCGTCACCGTCGACGCCGCAAGCGAGGAGGACGTCGAGGCGGTGCGGGCGCTGGCGGGGGTCTCCTCGGCCGCGACCGACGGCGGAACCGTCACGGTGTCGTGTTCCAGCGACGCGAAGACGGAGGTCATCGGGGCCCTGGAGGACGCCGGCGTCACGGTGAAGGACTTCACCACCGAGGAGGCGAGCCTGGAGGACCTCTTCCTCACCTACGCCGAGGGTGACGGCGCTGGGGCGGGGAACGGCGGCGACGCGACGGCGACGAACACGGAGGTGGCCGAATGA
- a CDS encoding ABC transporter permease, which yields MSLEAVARKDFQDAVRSRWLLGLTAFFVLLVSVVVYLVRPGEGQTLSTSALLGSVFIRDALVTTLIPLIALVVSYNAVVGERETGSLKLLLALPHSRSDVVFGKVAGRAGAIAVPVSVGFLLPALVAAIGPLSLRPFTFLGYILLTLLLSAAFVAIAVGFSSAVSSNRLAIGGAVGLYFLFVPLWGAIQFPLRLYLGMGGGPSWLPISGSSLLELLRLVNPTGSFKIVSGEFVTGTLFAAGQAGSQAAGQYATSTELLAFGMLMLWLLVPPLLGLLRFEGADL from the coding sequence ATGAGCTTGGAGGCGGTCGCGCGCAAGGACTTCCAGGACGCCGTGCGCTCGCGGTGGCTGCTGGGGCTGACGGCGTTCTTCGTCCTGCTGGTCTCGGTGGTCGTCTACCTCGTCCGCCCGGGCGAGGGACAGACGCTCTCGACGAGCGCGCTGCTCGGCTCGGTGTTCATCCGGGACGCGCTCGTCACGACGCTCATCCCGCTCATCGCGCTGGTCGTCTCGTACAACGCGGTCGTCGGCGAGCGCGAGACGGGGTCGCTGAAGCTGCTGCTCGCGCTGCCGCACTCGCGGTCGGACGTGGTGTTCGGCAAGGTGGCCGGCCGCGCGGGCGCCATCGCGGTGCCCGTGTCGGTCGGGTTCCTGCTGCCCGCGCTGGTGGCGGCGATCGGGCCGCTGTCGCTGCGGCCGTTCACGTTCCTCGGGTACATCCTGCTGACGCTGCTGCTGTCGGCGGCGTTCGTCGCCATCGCGGTCGGGTTCTCGTCGGCGGTGTCGTCGAACCGCCTCGCGATCGGCGGCGCGGTCGGGCTGTACTTCCTGTTCGTCCCGCTGTGGGGCGCGATCCAGTTCCCGCTGCGGCTGTACCTGGGGATGGGTGGCGGCCCGAGCTGGCTCCCGATCTCGGGGTCGTCGCTGCTGGAGCTGCTCCGGTTGGTCAACCCCACCGGCTCGTTCAAGATCGTCTCCGGCGAGTTCGTGACCGGAACCCTGTTCGCCGCCGGGCAGGCGGGGTCGCAGGCGGCCGGACAGTACGCGACTTCAACCGAACTACTCGCATTTGGAATGCTCATGCTTTGGTTGCTCGTTCCGCCCCTACTCGGATTGCTTCGGTTCGAAGGCGCCGATCTGTAG
- a CDS encoding O-acetylhomoserine aminocarboxypropyltransferase/cysteine synthase family protein, with protein sequence MTDDADAPTGEWAARTRALHTGWTGDPATGARAPPIYQTTSYAFPDADTAADLYALDREGDVYTRISNPTTRVLEKRLADLEGGVDAVATASGMAAIDTATSLLARAGDNVVASADMYGGTSTYLAHMASRRGVDLRTVETTDYAAYEDAVDEDTAFVHVETLANPSLVTPDFERVADIAHEHAVPLVVDNTFGTPALCNPIDHGADIVWNSTTKWIHGSGTTVGGVLVDGGTFPWDHPDADYPELSGENPAFDVDFAERFGERAFAQVARHRGVRTLGNPQSPFDAWQTLQGLATLPIRMEKHCENARIVAEHLRDHPEVAWVTYPGFEGHPTHAAAAEYLDGFGGMVVFGLEDGFTAGKRVCEEVELVSFLANIGDARSLIIHPASTTHAQLSEEEQRAAGVSPDLLRLSVGIEDPDDIVADLDRAIAEATR encoded by the coding sequence ATGACCGACGACGCCGACGCGCCGACGGGGGAGTGGGCCGCGCGGACGCGCGCGCTCCACACCGGCTGGACGGGCGACCCGGCGACCGGCGCGCGAGCGCCGCCCATCTATCAGACGACCTCCTACGCGTTCCCTGACGCCGACACCGCCGCCGATCTGTACGCCCTCGACCGCGAGGGCGACGTGTACACCCGCATCTCCAACCCCACGACGCGGGTGCTGGAGAAGCGCCTCGCCGACCTGGAGGGCGGCGTCGACGCCGTCGCCACCGCCTCCGGGATGGCCGCCATCGACACCGCGACGAGCCTCCTCGCGCGTGCCGGCGACAACGTCGTCGCCAGCGCCGACATGTACGGCGGCACGAGCACCTACCTCGCGCACATGGCTTCCCGCCGCGGCGTCGACCTCCGGACGGTCGAAACCACCGATTACGCGGCCTACGAGGACGCCGTCGACGAGGACACCGCGTTCGTCCACGTCGAGACGCTCGCGAACCCGTCGCTCGTCACGCCCGATTTCGAGCGCGTCGCCGACATCGCCCACGAACACGCGGTCCCGCTCGTGGTCGACAACACGTTCGGGACGCCGGCGCTGTGCAACCCCATCGACCACGGCGCCGACATCGTCTGGAACTCCACGACCAAGTGGATCCACGGGTCGGGCACCACCGTCGGGGGCGTACTCGTCGACGGCGGCACCTTCCCGTGGGACCACCCGGACGCCGACTACCCCGAGCTGTCCGGCGAGAACCCCGCCTTCGACGTCGACTTCGCCGAGCGGTTCGGCGAGCGCGCGTTCGCGCAGGTGGCGCGCCACCGCGGGGTGCGCACGCTCGGAAACCCCCAGTCGCCCTTCGACGCGTGGCAGACGCTCCAGGGGCTCGCCACCCTGCCGATCCGGATGGAGAAGCACTGCGAGAACGCCCGGATCGTCGCCGAACACCTCCGCGACCACCCCGAGGTGGCGTGGGTCACCTACCCCGGATTCGAGGGTCACCCGACGCACGCCGCCGCCGCCGAGTACCTCGACGGTTTCGGCGGAATGGTCGTGTTCGGGCTGGAGGACGGCTTCACCGCCGGCAAGCGCGTCTGCGAGGAGGTGGAGTTGGTCTCGTTCCTCGCGAACATCGGCGACGCGCGTTCGCTGATCATCCACCCGGCGAGCACGACCCACGCGCAGCTCTCCGAGGAGGAACAGCGGGCCGCGGGTGTGAGCCCGGACCTCCTGCGGCTCTCCGTCGGCATCGAGGACCCCGACGACATCGTCGCGGACCTAGATCGGGCTATCGCGGAGGCGACGCGATGA
- a CDS encoding PPC domain-containing DNA-binding protein gives MNYREVEITGEYMASLDNGADWREEIESLADEVGADAAWFNAMGAVQDAEVWFYDQEDTEYQSVTFDEPLEVAACVGNIALLEGERFAHTHAVLSRRSGQALAGHLDGGTVFAGEVYLRAFEEPLEREHDEVTDLDLWL, from the coding sequence ATGAACTACCGCGAGGTCGAGATCACCGGCGAGTACATGGCGAGCTTGGACAACGGCGCCGACTGGCGCGAGGAGATCGAATCCCTCGCCGACGAGGTCGGGGCGGACGCGGCGTGGTTCAACGCCATGGGCGCCGTCCAGGACGCCGAGGTGTGGTTCTACGACCAGGAGGACACGGAGTACCAGTCGGTGACGTTCGACGAGCCGCTGGAGGTCGCCGCCTGCGTGGGGAACATCGCGCTGCTGGAGGGCGAGCGCTTCGCCCACACTCACGCGGTGCTCTCGCGTCGCAGCGGGCAGGCGCTCGCGGGGCATCTCGACGGCGGCACCGTGTTCGCGGGCGAGGTGTACCTCCGCGCGTTCGAGGAGCCGCTGGAGCGCGAACACGACGAGGTTACCGACTTGGATCTCTGGCTGTAA
- the metX gene encoding homoserine O-acetyltransferase MetX has translation MTAVESVGEFRFECGESVDDLRLAYETYGGFDGDNAVLVCHALTGSQHVSNAPRSEDHDADAVDGSDAGDADTGTGVQTAGQARAWWDDVVGPGKAIDTTEYYVVCVNVPGSCYGSSGPPAGGPDGEPWGTDFPPVTVGDWTRAQRRLLDRLGVGRLHAVVGGSVGGMNALDWAKRFPDDVRRVAAVATAARLDTQCLSLDAIARRAITTDPNWNGGDYYGADRPNPDDGLAQARRIGHVMYLSKASMGRKFGRRAAGRGAFGDAPADPTDRFFPYREVESYLDYNADSFTSRFDANSYLYLTRAMDEYDLSAGYGSDAEALAAFEGEMLALSFTGDWHFTVEQARALADAARDVDVPTAHHVVESDHGHDAFLVEPESVGPPLRDFLADGVDGRAVRDEGDARDESDGSGSHSGGPDRAPVHASLFPG, from the coding sequence ATGACGGCCGTCGAGTCCGTCGGCGAGTTCCGGTTCGAGTGCGGCGAGTCCGTCGACGACCTCCGGCTCGCGTACGAGACGTACGGCGGGTTCGACGGGGACAACGCTGTCCTGGTGTGTCACGCGCTCACCGGGAGCCAACACGTCTCGAACGCGCCCCGCAGCGAGGACCACGACGCCGACGCGGTCGACGGGAGCGACGCCGGCGACGCGGACACGGGAACCGGCGTCCAGACGGCCGGCCAGGCCCGCGCGTGGTGGGACGACGTGGTCGGGCCGGGCAAGGCCATCGACACGACCGAGTACTACGTCGTCTGCGTGAACGTCCCCGGCTCCTGTTACGGCTCCTCGGGCCCGCCCGCGGGGGGGCCGGACGGCGAGCCCTGGGGGACCGACTTCCCGCCCGTCACCGTCGGCGACTGGACGCGCGCGCAGCGCCGGCTCCTCGACCGCCTCGGCGTCGGCCGCCTGCACGCCGTCGTCGGCGGCAGCGTCGGCGGGATGAACGCCCTCGACTGGGCGAAGCGCTTCCCCGACGACGTGCGCCGCGTCGCCGCCGTCGCGACGGCCGCCCGACTGGACACCCAGTGCCTCTCGCTGGACGCCATCGCGCGCCGCGCCATCACCACGGACCCGAACTGGAACGGCGGCGACTATTACGGCGCCGACCGGCCGAACCCGGACGACGGGCTCGCACAGGCCCGCCGCATCGGCCACGTGATGTACCTCTCGAAGGCGTCGATGGGCCGGAAGTTCGGCCGCCGCGCCGCCGGCCGGGGCGCCTTCGGCGACGCGCCCGCCGACCCGACGGATCGGTTCTTCCCGTACCGCGAGGTCGAGTCGTACCTCGATTACAACGCCGACTCGTTCACCTCGCGGTTCGACGCCAACAGCTACCTCTATCTCACGCGGGCGATGGACGAGTACGACCTCTCCGCCGGCTACGGCTCCGACGCCGAGGCGCTGGCGGCGTTCGAGGGCGAGATGCTCGCCCTGTCGTTCACCGGCGACTGGCACTTCACCGTCGAGCAGGCGCGCGCGCTCGCGGATGCCGCCCGCGACGTGGACGTGCCGACGGCACACCACGTCGTGGAGTCGGACCACGGGCACGACGCGTTCCTCGTCGAGCCGGAATCGGTGGGACCGCCGCTGCGCGACTTCCTCGCCGACGGCGTCGACGGGCGCGCCGTCCGTGACGAGGGAGACGCGCGCGACGAGAGCGACGGCTCGGGGAGCCACTCCGGCGGCCCCGACCGTGCGCCGGTCCACGCGAGCCTGTTCCCCGGGTGA
- a CDS encoding O-acetylhomoserine aminocarboxypropyltransferase/cysteine synthase family protein, whose product MSGDDPNHGFWTRSVHEGAAPDPATGARAPPIHQTTSYVFDDADHAARLFALEEEGYIYSRLLNPTVARLGERLASLEGGVGAVPTSSGMASFDLATFLLASAGDNIVSSSSLYGGTYTYLTHTVERRGIETRFVDTLEYDAYAEAIDDDTAFVHLETIGNPALVTPDIERIADIAHEHDTPLFVDNTFATPYLCRPLEHGADLVWESTTKWIHGSGSTVGGALVDGGSFPWDEHADRFPELGADNPAYHGVNFAERFGEAALTYAAIARGLRDLGSAQSPFDAWATMGKLESLPMRMERHCANAQHVAEHLADHPAVDWVTYPGLPDHETHAEASEYLDGGYGGMITFGLAGGYDAARDTVENTELASLLANVGDAKTLVIHPASTTHQQLTEEEQLAAGVTGDMVRLSVGVENPEDIVADLDRAIEAATR is encoded by the coding sequence ATGTCCGGAGACGACCCAAATCACGGATTCTGGACGCGGAGCGTCCACGAGGGTGCAGCGCCCGATCCGGCGACGGGCGCGCGAGCGCCGCCGATCCACCAGACCACCTCCTACGTGTTCGACGACGCCGACCACGCGGCGCGGCTGTTCGCGCTGGAGGAGGAAGGGTACATCTACAGCCGGCTGCTCAACCCGACGGTCGCTCGGCTGGGCGAGCGGCTCGCGTCGCTGGAGGGCGGCGTCGGCGCGGTGCCGACCAGCTCCGGGATGGCCTCCTTCGACCTCGCCACCTTCCTGCTGGCGTCGGCCGGGGACAACATCGTCTCGTCGTCGTCGCTGTACGGCGGGACGTACACCTACCTCACGCACACGGTGGAGCGCCGCGGGATCGAGACGCGCTTCGTCGACACGCTCGAGTACGACGCCTACGCGGAGGCGATCGACGACGACACCGCGTTCGTCCACCTGGAGACGATCGGCAACCCGGCGCTCGTGACGCCCGACATCGAGCGGATCGCCGACATCGCCCACGAGCACGACACGCCGCTGTTCGTGGACAACACGTTCGCGACGCCGTACCTGTGCCGGCCGCTCGAACACGGCGCCGACCTCGTGTGGGAGTCGACGACGAAGTGGATCCACGGCTCGGGCTCCACCGTCGGCGGCGCCCTCGTCGACGGCGGCTCGTTCCCGTGGGACGAGCACGCTGACCGGTTCCCCGAGCTGGGCGCGGACAACCCCGCCTATCACGGCGTCAACTTCGCCGAGCGGTTCGGAGAGGCGGCGCTCACGTACGCCGCGATCGCGCGCGGACTCCGGGATCTGGGGAGCGCACAGTCCCCGTTCGACGCGTGGGCGACGATGGGGAAGCTGGAGTCGCTCCCCATGCGGATGGAGCGCCACTGCGCGAACGCCCAGCACGTCGCCGAGCACCTCGCGGACCACCCCGCCGTCGACTGGGTGACGTACCCGGGGCTGCCGGACCACGAGACGCACGCTGAGGCGTCGGAGTACCTCGACGGCGGCTACGGCGGGATGATCACCTTCGGCCTCGCGGGCGGGTACGACGCCGCCCGCGACACCGTCGAGAACACCGAACTCGCGTCGCTGTTGGCGAACGTCGGCGACGCGAAGACGCTGGTGATCCACCCGGCCTCGACGACCCACCAGCAGCTCACCGAGGAGGAGCAGCTGGCCGCGGGCGTCACCGGTGACATGGTACGGCTGTCGGTCGGCGTCGAGAACCCCGAGGACATCGTCGCCGACCTCGACCGCGCGATCGAGGCGGCGACGCGATAG